A genomic stretch from Thermomonospora umbrina includes:
- a CDS encoding BTAD domain-containing putative transcriptional regulator gives MSDNVRIGILGPVEVTEDGRQVTVGGARLRALLTRLALDAGRVVPTERLIDDLWEDRPPAGAPNALQSLISRLRATVGRDLVETPAGGYRLAVPVVAVDAHAFEAAVAEARDVPDPAERSARLRDALASWRGPALADVSGLPFAEGPVARLEGLRRAAREDRVDADLALGRHAELIPELQALAAADPMREPLRARLMRALYGAGRPAEALAVYADIRRLLADTLGVDPSPELQALHLAMLRRDPVLLPDPPSPVPATPPVPASDERPRLGNLRARLTSFIGRDDDMHRVVKMLGEARLVTLIGPGGAGKTRLALECGDRLHESMPDGVWSVELAPVTDPAEVPHAVLAALGLRETALISARGGLGAVETTDPLDRLGAALAGKRMLVLLDNCEHLLDAAAGLAARLLADCPQVRVLATSREPMGITGETLWPVEPLPLPPSDASPEEAVAFPSVRLLADRAAAVRPGFTVTAANVGLLVRICRALDGMPLAIELAAARLRALTAGQLAERLDDRFRLLTAGSRSALPRHRTLRAVVEWSWELLEDAERALWRRLAVFAGGATVASAEAVCPGDALAGHDVFEVLSALVDKSLVVLRTETGGAAPVSTEEVPRYLMLETIRAYGLERLAEAGEEERYRRAHAEYFADLAEAADPRLRSGDQVEWLARLSRDHDNLTAALRWAIGAGDAALAIRMCARLGWYWWLRGQAAEGADFTAEVLAMPGLPADQTTAVAAGLAALGSFGSPRDVAEIQRWLLQAEEIRDGLGDEPQHPMMRLFGAMLRGLGPDGTTPRRLDEMAPLRDDPDPWVASMAWFVHGQMALNSGRLDAARHDFGIALTGFRGTGDRWGISFALTAQAEMLSWDGRHAEALALYEEALGEIERLGVVADAVRHAHTRMAGELFMMGRHDEARRLLDEAMRDAERSGSTWAQIWMLFVNADLAVETGGFEQAARDLDRIDRLLVGRHSGPIQFRAMLILTRARLAAASGDRTTARAVNLEGLRLAVESRDNPVLATGLSGLADVERHDGALERAAELLGMGHSVRGMRDRSRPEHVRLEESLRASLGDEAFTVAYERGRARDEDAVLAFLNLERPSPPSA, from the coding sequence GTGTCTGACAACGTGCGGATCGGGATCCTGGGGCCCGTCGAGGTGACCGAGGACGGCCGTCAGGTCACGGTGGGCGGCGCCCGGCTGCGGGCACTGCTCACCCGGCTGGCCCTGGACGCCGGGCGCGTCGTCCCGACCGAACGGCTCATCGACGACCTGTGGGAGGACCGGCCCCCGGCCGGCGCGCCCAACGCCCTGCAGTCGCTGATCTCCCGGCTGCGGGCGACGGTGGGGCGCGACCTGGTGGAGACCCCGGCCGGGGGCTACCGCCTCGCCGTGCCCGTCGTGGCGGTCGACGCCCACGCGTTCGAGGCCGCGGTCGCCGAGGCGCGCGACGTCCCCGATCCCGCCGAGCGGTCGGCGCGGCTGCGCGACGCCCTGGCGTCGTGGCGAGGACCCGCGCTGGCGGACGTGTCCGGGCTGCCCTTCGCCGAGGGGCCCGTCGCCCGGCTGGAAGGGCTGCGCCGGGCCGCCCGCGAGGACCGCGTCGACGCCGACCTGGCGCTCGGCCGCCACGCGGAGCTGATCCCCGAGCTGCAGGCGCTGGCCGCCGCCGACCCGATGCGCGAGCCGCTGCGCGCGCGGCTGATGAGGGCGCTGTACGGGGCCGGGCGGCCGGCCGAGGCGCTGGCCGTCTACGCGGACATCCGGCGGCTGCTCGCCGACACGCTGGGCGTCGACCCGTCGCCGGAGCTTCAGGCCCTGCACCTGGCGATGCTGCGCCGCGACCCCGTGCTGCTGCCCGACCCCCCGTCGCCGGTCCCGGCCACCCCGCCCGTTCCGGCGTCGGACGAGCGGCCCCGGCTCGGCAACCTGCGGGCCCGGCTGACCAGCTTCATCGGCCGGGACGACGACATGCACCGGGTCGTCAAGATGCTGGGCGAGGCCCGGCTGGTGACGCTGATCGGGCCCGGCGGGGCGGGCAAGACCCGGCTGGCGCTGGAGTGCGGCGACCGGCTGCACGAGTCGATGCCCGACGGGGTCTGGTCGGTGGAGCTGGCGCCGGTCACCGACCCCGCCGAGGTGCCGCACGCCGTGTTGGCCGCGCTGGGGCTGCGGGAGACCGCGCTGATCTCGGCGCGCGGCGGGCTGGGCGCGGTGGAGACCACCGATCCGCTCGACCGACTGGGCGCGGCGTTGGCGGGCAAGCGGATGCTGGTGCTGCTGGACAACTGCGAGCACCTGCTCGACGCCGCCGCCGGGCTGGCGGCCAGGCTGCTGGCCGACTGTCCGCAGGTCCGGGTGCTGGCCACCAGCCGCGAGCCGATGGGCATCACCGGAGAGACGCTGTGGCCCGTCGAGCCGCTGCCGCTGCCGCCGTCGGACGCGTCCCCCGAGGAGGCGGTCGCCTTCCCGTCCGTCCGGCTGCTGGCCGACCGGGCCGCCGCGGTGCGTCCGGGCTTCACGGTGACGGCCGCCAACGTCGGCCTGCTCGTGCGCATCTGCCGGGCCCTGGACGGCATGCCGCTGGCCATCGAGCTGGCCGCGGCCCGGCTGCGGGCGCTGACCGCCGGGCAGCTCGCCGAACGCCTCGACGACCGGTTCCGGCTGCTGACGGCGGGCAGCCGCAGCGCGCTGCCCCGCCACCGGACGCTGCGGGCGGTGGTCGAGTGGAGCTGGGAGCTGCTGGAGGACGCGGAACGGGCGCTGTGGCGGCGGCTGGCGGTGTTCGCCGGCGGCGCCACCGTGGCCTCCGCCGAGGCCGTCTGCCCCGGGGACGCCCTGGCCGGGCACGACGTGTTCGAGGTGCTCAGCGCGCTGGTCGACAAGTCGCTGGTGGTGCTGAGGACCGAGACGGGAGGCGCCGCGCCGGTGTCGACCGAGGAGGTCCCGCGCTACCTGATGCTGGAGACCATCCGCGCGTACGGCCTGGAACGACTGGCCGAGGCCGGCGAGGAGGAGCGGTACCGGCGGGCGCACGCCGAGTACTTCGCCGATCTCGCCGAGGCCGCCGACCCCCGGCTGCGCAGCGGCGACCAGGTGGAGTGGCTGGCCCGGCTGAGCCGCGACCACGACAACCTGACCGCCGCCCTGCGCTGGGCCATCGGCGCGGGCGACGCCGCCCTGGCGATCCGGATGTGCGCGCGCCTCGGCTGGTACTGGTGGCTGCGCGGCCAGGCCGCCGAGGGCGCCGACTTCACTGCCGAGGTGCTGGCGATGCCGGGGCTGCCCGCCGACCAGACCACCGCCGTGGCCGCCGGACTCGCCGCGCTGGGCTCGTTCGGGAGCCCGCGCGACGTGGCGGAGATCCAGCGGTGGCTGCTGCAGGCCGAGGAGATCCGCGACGGGCTGGGGGACGAGCCGCAGCACCCCATGATGAGGCTGTTCGGCGCGATGCTGAGGGGTCTGGGGCCCGACGGGACCACCCCGCGCCGCCTGGACGAGATGGCGCCCCTGCGCGACGACCCGGATCCGTGGGTGGCGTCCATGGCGTGGTTCGTCCACGGGCAGATGGCGCTCAACTCGGGCCGGCTCGACGCGGCGCGCCATGACTTCGGGATCGCCCTGACGGGGTTCCGGGGCACCGGCGACCGCTGGGGCATCTCGTTCGCGCTGACGGCGCAGGCGGAGATGTTGTCGTGGGACGGGCGGCACGCCGAGGCGCTCGCCCTCTACGAGGAGGCGCTCGGCGAGATCGAGCGGCTCGGGGTGGTCGCCGACGCGGTGCGGCACGCCCACACCAGGATGGCCGGCGAGCTGTTCATGATGGGCCGCCACGACGAGGCGCGGCGGCTGCTGGACGAGGCGATGCGCGACGCCGAACGCTCGGGCTCCACGTGGGCGCAGATCTGGATGCTGTTCGTCAACGCCGACCTCGCGGTCGAGACCGGTGGGTTCGAGCAGGCGGCCCGCGACCTGGACCGGATCGATCGGCTGCTGGTCGGCCGGCACTCGGGCCCGATCCAGTTCCGCGCCATGCTGATCCTGACGCGCGCCAGGCTGGCCGCCGCGTCCGGCGACCGGACCACCGCCCGGGCGGTGAACCTCGAGGGCCTGCGGCTCGCGGTGGAGTCCCGTGACAACCCCGTGCTCGCCACCGGCCTGTCCGGCCTCGCCGACGTGGAACGGCACGACGGCGCGTTGGAACGGGCGGCGGAACTGCTGGGCATGGGCCACTCGGTGCGCGGCATGCGGGACCGGTCGCGCCCCGAGCACGTCCGGTTGGAGGAGTCGCTGCGGGCCTCGCTGGGCGACGAGGCGTTCACCGTCGCCTATGAACGGGGCCGCGCCCGCGACGAGGACGCGGTGCTGGCCTTCCTGAACCTGGAACGGCCGTCCCCGCCCTCTGCGTGA
- a CDS encoding NAD(P)/FAD-dependent oxidoreductase, whose translation MARRSPTPGAPHILIVGGGYVGMYTALRLEKKLRRELKRGEVKITVVDPQSYMTYQPFLPEAAAGNLSPRHVVAPLRRVLPRCTVLNARVTELNHDERWAIVQPVAGPPERISYDYVVMAAGSVSRTLPIPGLAEHGIGFKTIGEAIHLRNHVLAQLDIAESTKDVEIRRKALTFVFVGGGFAGVEALAELEDMARSAAKYYRNVSIEDMRWVLVEAADRILPEVGPDMGKWTAEQLRGRGIDVKMETFLQSALNEEIELSDGGRFPAGTLVWTAGVKAAPVVRNSDLPLDERGRVKATEYLTVEGVVRAYTAGDNAAVPDLTQEGQFCAPNAQHAVRQSKVLADNIVRSLRGKTLKPYVHSYAGSVAGLGLYKGVAHVYGIKVKGVAAWFLHRTYHVSRVPTFNRKVKVLADWTLAMVFKRETISLGSIEQPRAEFELASREEAKPRTHVA comes from the coding sequence ATGGCCAGGCGCTCCCCCACCCCTGGCGCTCCCCACATCCTCATCGTGGGCGGCGGCTACGTGGGCATGTACACCGCGCTCCGGCTGGAGAAGAAGCTCCGCCGCGAGCTGAAGCGGGGCGAGGTCAAGATCACCGTGGTCGACCCCCAGTCCTACATGACCTACCAGCCCTTCCTGCCCGAGGCCGCCGCGGGGAACCTGTCCCCCCGCCACGTCGTGGCGCCGCTGCGCCGCGTGCTGCCCCGCTGCACCGTGCTCAACGCCCGGGTGACGGAGCTCAACCACGACGAGCGCTGGGCCATCGTGCAGCCGGTGGCGGGTCCGCCGGAGCGGATCTCCTACGACTACGTGGTGATGGCGGCCGGCTCGGTCTCGCGGACGCTGCCGATCCCCGGCCTCGCCGAGCACGGCATCGGCTTCAAGACCATCGGCGAGGCCATCCACCTGCGCAACCACGTGCTGGCCCAGCTCGACATCGCCGAGTCGACCAAGGACGTCGAGATCCGCCGCAAGGCGCTGACCTTCGTGTTCGTCGGCGGCGGGTTCGCCGGGGTCGAGGCGCTCGCCGAGCTGGAGGACATGGCCCGCAGCGCCGCCAAGTACTACCGCAACGTCTCCATCGAGGACATGCGGTGGGTGCTGGTGGAGGCCGCCGACCGGATCCTCCCCGAGGTCGGCCCGGACATGGGCAAGTGGACCGCCGAGCAGCTCCGCGGACGCGGCATCGACGTGAAGATGGAGACGTTCCTGCAGTCGGCCCTCAACGAGGAGATCGAGCTGTCGGACGGCGGCCGCTTCCCCGCCGGCACGCTGGTGTGGACCGCCGGCGTCAAGGCCGCCCCGGTGGTGCGCAACTCCGACCTGCCCCTGGACGAGCGCGGCCGGGTCAAGGCCACCGAGTACCTCACGGTCGAGGGCGTGGTCCGCGCCTACACCGCCGGTGACAACGCCGCGGTGCCGGACCTGACGCAGGAGGGCCAGTTCTGCGCGCCGAACGCGCAGCACGCGGTCCGCCAGTCCAAGGTGCTCGCCGACAACATCGTGCGGTCGCTGCGCGGCAAGACCCTCAAGCCGTACGTGCACAGCTACGCGGGCTCGGTGGCCGGCCTCGGCCTCTACAAGGGCGTCGCGCACGTGTACGGGATCAAGGTGAAGGGCGTGGCCGCCTGGTTCCTGCACCGCACGTACCACGTGTCCCGGGTGCCCACCTTCAACCGCAAGGTCAAGGTGCTCGCCGACTGGACGCTGGCGATGGTGTTCAAGCGGGAGACCATCTCGCTGGGCAGCATCGAGCAGCCCCGCGCCGAGTTCGAGCTGGCCAGCCGGGAAGAGGCCAAGCCCCGGACGCACGTGGCCTGA
- a CDS encoding YbhB/YbcL family Raf kinase inhibitor-like protein, whose translation MKSTKRRPRAAVVAAVAPATALVGALAGCGLTGPAMSAGAELAEFTVTSPSFHDGKQLPARFACPSYPGGQGRTPPLRWSGAPSQTTKAFAIVVDDPDGSDGAYVGWVIANIDGTINELVEGARPEKAVEALNTSEKTAYVPPCPPKGERHRYRFTLYALSERLALKQGAPLKEALSTIAKYTVGRGRITGNFGDL comes from the coding sequence ATGAAGAGCACGAAGCGACGTCCGCGAGCGGCCGTCGTGGCCGCGGTCGCGCCGGCGACCGCGCTGGTCGGCGCCCTGGCCGGATGCGGGCTGACCGGGCCCGCCATGAGCGCCGGGGCCGAGCTCGCCGAGTTCACGGTGACCAGCCCGTCCTTCCACGACGGCAAGCAGTTGCCCGCGCGGTTCGCCTGCCCGTCGTACCCTGGGGGCCAGGGCAGGACTCCGCCGCTGCGGTGGTCGGGCGCGCCGAGCCAGACGACCAAGGCGTTCGCGATCGTGGTCGACGACCCCGACGGCTCCGACGGGGCGTACGTCGGCTGGGTCATCGCGAACATCGACGGCACGATCAACGAGCTGGTCGAGGGGGCCCGTCCGGAGAAGGCGGTGGAGGCGCTGAACACCAGCGAGAAGACGGCCTACGTCCCGCCGTGCCCGCCCAAGGGCGAGCGGCACCGCTACCGGTTCACGCTCTACGCGCTGAGCGAGCGGCTGGCGCTCAAGCAGGGCGCCCCGCTCAAGGAGGCGCTCAGCACGATCGCCAAGTACACGGTGGGCCGGGGACGGATCACCGGGAACTTCGGCGACCTGTAA
- a CDS encoding SulP family inorganic anion transporter translates to MTSRPQIVGFLRRDLPASFVVFLVAVPLSLGLAVASGAPVVAGLIGCIVGGVVAGALGGSPLTVSGPTAGLTIILASTVQNYGWRATCAITFMAGLVQLALGFGRVARTALAVSPAVVQGMLAGVTVVLILAQIHIVLGGSPQHSALANIRELPGQLAGHHSHAVLIGLLTIAVLLAWGRLPVPWRGVAGTVARRIPAPLPAIVAAAVTAWALNLDVPRVELPGSLLEGWQPPVMPSGPVPEIAGVVIAIAVLAGVETLLTSVSMDRMRPDGVPRADLDRELAGQGAANTVSGLLGGLPVAGVVIRSTANVNAGARTRYSTVMHGLWVLLLALVCGPLIEQVPLSALAALLVAMGVRLLDNARVRDLRNHGEASVYFITLGGVVAFGLGEGVLLGIGVTAWMALRRLTRLSVDVEEADGRWHVMVSGSLTFLGVPRLIGMLRRVPAGSAVDLDLNVDFMDHAAFEAVHDWRMTHERQGGEVDIDEIHETWYERRVTGDMTPTRKSFPPVRWWAPWANRWRRSENPELDAPEVSASALLLAGVREYHGQMVPLVRPIMAELAFKQTPEHLFITCVDSRVVPNIITASGPGDLFIVRNVGNLVPRHGSRVSDDSLAAALEYATNVLDVKTITVCGHSNCGAMAGVLAGGAEIDHLPGLSRWLKHANHSLARFLDSEPGAEPPLSRLCQINVRQQLDNLLTYPWLRNRVEAGKLELVGLYLDLETAKVHILDRPAGSFVPVPDEAPDELPDLPTVS, encoded by the coding sequence GTGACCTCAAGACCACAAATCGTAGGCTTCCTGCGGCGTGATCTTCCCGCGTCCTTTGTCGTGTTCCTGGTGGCGGTCCCCCTGTCGCTGGGCCTCGCCGTCGCCTCCGGGGCACCGGTCGTCGCCGGGTTGATCGGCTGCATCGTCGGCGGCGTGGTCGCCGGCGCGCTCGGCGGCTCCCCCCTGACGGTCAGCGGACCCACCGCGGGACTCACGATCATCCTCGCCTCGACCGTGCAGAACTATGGCTGGCGCGCCACGTGCGCCATAACGTTCATGGCCGGCCTGGTGCAGTTGGCGCTCGGATTCGGCCGGGTCGCCCGGACCGCGTTGGCCGTCTCCCCCGCGGTCGTTCAGGGCATGTTGGCCGGCGTCACCGTGGTGCTGATCCTGGCGCAGATCCACATCGTGCTCGGCGGAAGCCCGCAGCACTCGGCGCTGGCCAACATCCGCGAGCTGCCCGGCCAGCTCGCCGGGCACCATTCCCACGCCGTGCTGATCGGACTGCTGACCATCGCCGTCCTGCTGGCCTGGGGGAGGCTGCCCGTCCCCTGGCGGGGGGTGGCCGGCACGGTGGCCAGACGGATCCCCGCGCCGCTGCCGGCCATCGTCGCCGCCGCCGTGACGGCCTGGGCGCTGAACCTGGACGTGCCGCGCGTCGAGCTGCCCGGCAGTCTGCTGGAGGGCTGGCAGCCCCCGGTGATGCCCTCGGGCCCGGTGCCGGAGATCGCCGGGGTGGTGATCGCGATCGCCGTGCTGGCCGGTGTGGAGACGCTGCTGACCAGCGTGAGCATGGACCGGATGCGTCCGGACGGCGTCCCCCGCGCCGACCTGGACCGCGAGCTGGCCGGGCAGGGCGCGGCCAACACCGTCTCCGGGCTGCTGGGCGGCCTGCCGGTGGCCGGCGTCGTCATCCGCAGCACCGCCAACGTCAACGCCGGGGCCCGGACCCGATACTCGACCGTCATGCACGGCCTGTGGGTGCTGCTGCTGGCGCTGGTGTGCGGGCCGCTCATCGAGCAGGTGCCGCTGTCCGCGCTGGCCGCGCTGCTGGTGGCGATGGGCGTCCGCCTCCTCGACAACGCCCGGGTGCGCGATCTGCGCAACCACGGCGAGGCGTCTGTGTACTTCATCACCCTCGGGGGCGTGGTGGCGTTCGGGCTCGGCGAGGGGGTGCTGCTGGGCATCGGCGTGACGGCCTGGATGGCGCTGCGCCGGCTGACCCGCCTGTCGGTGGACGTGGAGGAGGCCGACGGGCGCTGGCACGTCATGGTCAGCGGGTCGTTGACCTTCCTCGGCGTGCCCCGGCTGATCGGCATGCTGCGGCGGGTCCCCGCGGGTTCGGCGGTCGATCTGGACCTCAACGTCGACTTCATGGACCACGCCGCGTTCGAGGCCGTGCACGACTGGCGCATGACGCACGAACGTCAGGGTGGCGAAGTCGACATAGATGAAATTCATGAAACTTGGTACGAAAGACGCGTGACTGGCGACATGACCCCCACGCGCAAATCGTTCCCTCCCGTCCGGTGGTGGGCCCCATGGGCGAATCGCTGGCGTCGTAGCGAGAATCCGGAACTCGACGCCCCCGAGGTCTCCGCCAGTGCACTGCTGCTGGCGGGGGTCCGTGAGTACCACGGCCAGATGGTGCCGCTGGTACGCCCGATCATGGCGGAGCTGGCGTTCAAGCAGACGCCCGAGCACCTGTTCATCACCTGCGTCGACTCGCGGGTGGTGCCCAACATCATCACCGCCAGCGGGCCCGGCGACCTGTTCATCGTCCGCAACGTCGGCAACCTGGTCCCCCGCCACGGGTCCCGGGTCTCCGACGACTCGCTGGCCGCGGCGCTGGAGTACGCCACCAACGTGCTGGACGTCAAGACCATCACGGTCTGCGGGCACTCCAACTGCGGCGCCATGGCCGGTGTGCTGGCCGGCGGCGCGGAGATCGACCACCTGCCGGGCCTGTCCCGGTGGCTCAAGCACGCCAACCACAGCCTGGCCCGGTTCCTGGACTCCGAGCCGGGCGCGGAGCCGCCGCTCAGCCGGCTCTGCCAGATCAACGTGCGTCAGCAGTTGGACAACCTGCTGACCTATCCGTGGCTGCGCAACCGCGTGGAGGCGGGCAAGCTCGAGTTGGTGGGGCTGTACCTGGATCTGGAGACGGCCAAGGTGCACATCCTGGACCGCCCGGCGGGGTCGTTCGTGCCCGTTCCGGACGAGGCCCCCGACGAGCTGCCGGATCTGCCGACCGTCTCCTGA
- a CDS encoding DUF6191 domain-containing protein yields the protein MKSPFRRRRRRPKGRAAKPTNVQPEVVDWPSAGTGRTSMMGAIRGDGETGAGFGAGMFEDLHAAFSGSKKIQLEEQEAQKLRRGDDHHLQGDGVSRDDLDSGKIRIRRTGNGTTPSPEPGSES from the coding sequence GTGAAGTCACCATTCCGCCGCCGCCGCAGGCGGCCCAAGGGCCGTGCGGCCAAGCCCACGAACGTGCAGCCGGAGGTCGTCGACTGGCCGTCGGCCGGCACCGGGCGGACGTCCATGATGGGCGCCATCCGCGGGGACGGCGAGACGGGCGCCGGATTCGGCGCGGGCATGTTCGAGGACCTGCACGCCGCCTTCTCCGGGTCGAAGAAGATCCAGCTCGAGGAGCAGGAGGCGCAGAAGCTGCGCCGTGGCGACGACCACCATCTCCAGGGCGACGGCGTCTCGCGCGACGACCTGGACTCCGGCAAGATCCGCATCCGACGCACCGGGAACGGCACGACGCCGTCCCCCGAGCCCGGATCCGAGTCCTGA
- a CDS encoding Nif3-like dinuclear metal center hexameric protein has translation MRLSQVIAVLEKLYPPEWAESWDAVGLVCGDPDAEVGRVLLAVDPVAAVVDEAVRIGADLIVTHHPLLLRPVHGVAATTPKGGLIHRLITSGVALYTAHTNADVADPGVSDALARAVGLTGPLRPLAPSPDDPARGLGRIGALEAAVPLRAFAARAAAGLPATAWGLRAAGDPDRPVRTVAVCGGAGDSLLGAARAAGVDVYLTADLRHHPASEFLEQDGPALVDAAHWATEWPWLADLRRRLAEELDLKSHVSTLVTDTWTLHFEGEQ, from the coding sequence GTGCGTCTGTCCCAGGTGATCGCCGTTCTCGAGAAGCTCTATCCGCCCGAGTGGGCGGAGTCGTGGGACGCCGTCGGCCTGGTCTGCGGCGACCCGGACGCCGAGGTGGGCCGGGTCCTGTTGGCGGTCGACCCGGTGGCCGCGGTCGTCGACGAGGCCGTCCGGATCGGGGCCGACCTGATCGTCACGCACCATCCGCTGCTGCTGCGCCCGGTCCACGGCGTCGCCGCCACCACCCCGAAGGGCGGGCTGATCCACCGGCTGATCACCTCGGGGGTGGCCCTGTACACCGCGCACACCAACGCCGACGTGGCCGATCCCGGGGTGTCCGACGCACTGGCCCGCGCGGTCGGGCTGACCGGCCCGCTGCGCCCGCTGGCCCCGTCCCCGGACGATCCGGCCCGCGGCCTCGGCCGGATCGGCGCGTTGGAGGCCGCCGTGCCGCTGCGCGCGTTCGCGGCCCGGGCCGCGGCGGGGCTGCCGGCGACCGCGTGGGGCCTGCGGGCGGCCGGCGACCCGGACCGTCCGGTGCGCACCGTCGCCGTCTGCGGCGGGGCCGGGGACTCGCTGCTCGGGGCCGCCCGCGCCGCCGGCGTGGACGTCTACCTCACCGCCGACCTGCGCCACCATCCGGCCTCGGAGTTCCTCGAACAGGACGGGCCGGCGCTGGTGGACGCCGCCCACTGGGCCACCGAGTGGCCCTGGCTGGCCGACCTCCGGCGTCGGCTGGCCGAAGAACTCGACCTCAAGAGCCATGTATCGACGCTCGTCACCGACACGTGGACGCTGCACTTCGAAGGAGAACAGTGA
- a CDS encoding zinc ribbon domain-containing protein, giving the protein MKAAPQSQQRLLDLQELDAALDRSAHRRRTLPETAEIERLEGRLTELRDAVVTAETEVSDLDREQKKAEQDVDQVRTRAERDQQRLDSGMVTSAKDLANLQSEIASLRRRQSDLEEVVLEIMERREEADARAARLRTEREEAGRELTSVTERRDAAWKEIDEEVAATGAARTAVAKDVPDDLMALYEKLRAQFGGVGAAALHRGRCQGCHLALNTVDLNRIRAAAQDEVVRCEECRRILIRTPESGL; this is encoded by the coding sequence GTGAAAGCAGCACCCCAGTCCCAGCAGCGCCTGCTCGACCTGCAGGAGCTCGACGCCGCGCTGGACCGGTCGGCGCACCGCCGCCGGACCCTGCCCGAGACCGCCGAGATCGAGCGGCTCGAGGGACGGCTGACCGAGCTGCGCGACGCGGTCGTCACCGCCGAGACCGAGGTGAGCGATCTGGACCGGGAGCAGAAGAAGGCCGAGCAGGACGTCGACCAGGTCCGGACCCGGGCCGAGCGCGACCAGCAGCGCCTGGACTCGGGCATGGTCACCTCCGCCAAGGACCTCGCCAACCTGCAGTCGGAGATCGCCTCGCTGCGGCGTCGCCAGTCCGACCTGGAGGAGGTCGTGCTGGAGATCATGGAGCGCCGGGAGGAGGCCGACGCGCGGGCCGCCCGGCTGCGCACCGAGCGCGAGGAGGCCGGCCGTGAGCTGACCTCCGTCACCGAGCGTCGGGACGCCGCCTGGAAGGAGATCGACGAGGAGGTCGCCGCCACGGGCGCGGCCCGCACGGCGGTGGCCAAGGACGTCCCGGACGACCTGATGGCCCTCTACGAGAAGCTGCGCGCGCAGTTCGGCGGGGTCGGCGCGGCGGCCCTGCACCGCGGCCGGTGCCAGGGCTGCCATCTGGCGCTGAACACCGTGGACCTGAACCGGATCCGGGCCGCCGCCCAGGACGAGGTCGTTCGCTGTGAGGAGTGCCGCCGGATCCTGATCCGCACCCCCGAGTCGGGCCTGTGA
- a CDS encoding bifunctional RNase H/acid phosphatase: MTASRRLVVEADGGSRGNPGPAGYGALVRDAITGEVLAEVAEAIGHATNNVAEYRGLIAGLRAAAEVAPTARVEVRMDSKLVVEQMSGRWKIKHPDMIPLALEAREAASGLGAVSYGWVPRNRNAHADRLANEAMDAAARGEPWVRGTEPSEAPGDREGGRTDADPESAESPGPAAPAWSSATTTPTTTLLLRHGQTPFSVEKRFAGVGDVPLTETGREQARAAALALKDLGLDAVVTSPLGRCRDTAAEVAAATGAPVRVEDGFRETDFGRWEGLTFAEVRERWPEQMDAWLADPEAAPPGGESFAATARRVRTALDKLKVRHRRRTVLVVSHVTPIKLLVRDTLQAPMGALYRMHLDVSSLTRIDWYDDGPAVLRSFNDTHHLGPR; the protein is encoded by the coding sequence GTGACCGCTTCGCGGAGGCTGGTCGTCGAGGCGGACGGCGGGTCGCGGGGCAACCCCGGGCCCGCCGGGTACGGGGCGCTGGTCCGGGACGCGATCACCGGCGAGGTGCTGGCCGAGGTCGCCGAGGCCATCGGACACGCCACCAACAACGTGGCCGAGTACCGGGGGCTGATCGCCGGGCTGCGGGCCGCCGCCGAGGTGGCCCCGACGGCCCGGGTCGAGGTCCGGATGGACTCCAAGCTGGTGGTGGAGCAGATGTCCGGGCGCTGGAAGATCAAGCATCCGGACATGATCCCGCTGGCGTTGGAGGCCCGGGAGGCCGCGTCGGGGTTGGGTGCGGTGTCGTACGGCTGGGTGCCGCGCAACCGCAACGCGCACGCCGACCGGCTGGCCAACGAGGCGATGGACGCGGCCGCCCGGGGCGAGCCCTGGGTCCGCGGGACGGAGCCGTCCGAGGCCCCCGGCGATCGGGAGGGCGGGCGGACCGACGCCGATCCGGAGTCCGCGGAGTCCCCGGGGCCCGCCGCCCCGGCCTGGTCCTCGGCCACCACGACGCCGACGACGACGCTGCTGCTGCGGCACGGCCAGACGCCGTTCTCGGTGGAGAAGCGGTTCGCGGGCGTCGGGGACGTCCCGCTGACCGAGACGGGCCGCGAGCAGGCCCGCGCCGCCGCGCTCGCCCTCAAGGACCTCGGCCTGGACGCCGTCGTCACCTCGCCGCTGGGCCGCTGCCGCGACACCGCCGCCGAGGTCGCCGCCGCGACGGGCGCGCCGGTACGGGTCGAGGACGGCTTCCGTGAGACCGATTTCGGCCGGTGGGAGGGCCTCACGTTCGCCGAGGTCCGCGAACGGTGGCCGGAGCAGATGGACGCCTGGCTGGCCGACCCCGAGGCGGCGCCGCCCGGCGGGGAGAGCTTCGCCGCCACGGCCCGCCGGGTGCGGACCGCGCTGGACAAGCTGAAGGTCCGTCACCGCCGCCGCACGGTGCTGGTCGTCTCGCACGTGACCCCGATCAAACTGCTGGTCCGCGACACGCTGCAGGCCCCGATGGGCGCGCTGTACCGGATGCACCTCGACGTCTCGTCGCTGACCCGGATCGACTGGTACGACGACGGCCCGGCGGTGCTGCGCTCGTTCAACGACACCCATCACCTCGGCCCCCGCTGA